TGCTGTGCCGAATCTCGCTCGAGCCGGACTCATGTGTGCGGCGCAGCCAGGAGCTGTTCGCCCGATACGGCGGACGGTCGCTCCTGGTCGCCAAGTTCGTGCCGGGTCTGAACACCGTGGCGCAGCCGCTTGCGGGCATCCTTGGAATGCGGCGTTCGCGGTTTCTCCTGGTCGATGCCCTGGGCGCGTTGCTGTGGACCGGTGCGTACGTGGGGCTGGGCTACCTGCTCAGCGACTACGTCGAACGCGTTGCGGCCTACGCCCAGTTCCTCGGCCCCTGGCTGTTTGGTGTCGCGTTCGGAGGCCTCGCGCTCTATATCGCAGGCAAGTACATCAGACGCCAGCGCTTCATCAGGCGCTTACGGATCTCGCGAATTACCCCTGTCGAGCTCAAGCGCAGGCTCGACACCGGCGAAGCGCTGATGATCGTGGATCTCCGTCACTCGCTGGATTTCGACGCTGATCCCGTGGTGGTCCCGGGAGCCCTGCATCTGAGCCCGGAAGAGCTCGAGCAACGCTCGCAGGACATCCCCCGCGACCGAGAGGTGATCCTCTACTGCACGTGACCTAACGAGACCACCAGCGCCCGGGTGGCGCTGCTGCTGAGGCGCCGTGGCATCCGGCTCATCCGTCCTCTTGCCGGGGGCCTTCACGCCTGGCGAGAGGGAGGCTTCCCCGTCGAGGCCGTGACGGCGAAAGGGGCGAAGATGCCCTTGGGCTGAAGTCCGTCGCTACGACGTGAGGCTCGCCTCGAGCCTGATGTCGGTGCCGGCGAGCGCCTGGGAGACAGGACAGCCCTTCTTGGCGGCCTCGGCCACTTCGGGAACTTCGACTGATCGATACCCGGAACTTCGGCGCGTGTCCTCAGGAGGATGTTCGTGATCTTGAACCCGTCACCGACCTTTTCCAGCGCGACGTCGGCCGTGGTCGCGATGCGGCGAGGCGAGAATCCGCTCCCGCCGAGCGCGGCGGCCAGCGCCATCGAGAAGCATCCCGCGTGCGCCGCGCCGATCAGTTCCTCGGGATCCTCCCCCCGCGCCCACGCCCGCGGCACGACGATCACGCGGCGAGCGAAGGCTGCTCGACGCGGATGGGGACCGTCCGTCCGTAGGCGATCCCACGGAGCCAGTAGTCCTCGTCAGAAATCTGCTCCGAGGCCTTCCGCTCGCCGGAAATCGGCAGCGTGCGGCCCCGGGCAGTGACGCGGGCGTCGCCGGGCTCGACGCCGCGCAAGCGCGAACATACTGCCACCTCCCTTTCGATCTGAGTTTGACCGCCGACCAAACTCGAAGAGCCGGGATCCAGCCCGCCCCCCCGGGGAGTTCGGAGGCGCGTCAGGAGGCCCTGCCCGTCCTCGTCGACGAGCGCGTCGTGCAAGGCCCGAACCGTGGGGGCTGGCCCCGGCAATCAGGCCCGTGTCGCGCGCGGTTTCCAGCCCCGGACGAAGGCGAGGCCCCGGTGCCCGGTCGGCCCGCTTTCCCCTCGCTCGAACCCCGCCGCGCGGAGCAGCGCGCGCAGGTATTCCGCATGGTCGGAACCCGTCCGGATGCGCAGCACGCAAAGAAGATGGCCGAGGGCGCCCCGCGGCGTGGCCCCGAAATCGACGGCCACCAGGCGCCCTCCCGGCTTGAGCACTCGGCGGATCTCGCCGAACCCTCGGCTCTTCAGAGCATCGGGCAAGTGGTGGAGCATCAGGCTGCCGAGCACGACGTCGAACGAATCGGCCGGGTACGGCAGCGATTCGATCACCCCGACGTCGAAGCGCGCCCTGACCCCGGCCTGGTCGGCCTTCCGCCGCGCCAGCGCGATCATCTCCGGGGCCGGATCGATGCCCGCCACCGCGCCCGACGGGCCGCCGGCGCGTCCGGCCATGATGGCCAGACGTCCGGGACCGCAGCCGACGTCGAGAATCTGCTCCCCCACCCGAATCGCGGCGAGATCGACGATCGTCCGGTGCAGCGCGGCCAATTGCCCGAAGGACAGCAGGCTCGTGCCCAAGTCGTAGAGCCGCGCCCAGCGGATGGTCTTGCCTTCCGTCTGCGGCGTCGGCCTTTCCTGCCTCCGATGGTCGTGCGAGCGCATCGCGGCCATGGAAGGCCCAGCGTACACCCGGCCGACCGGTTCCGACTCAGCCTCAACCGCCGGCCGGCCTATGCCTGACGGCAGATTGACCAGCGTCCGGGTTCCGAGTACCGTCAGCCCCCACTCGCGAGATGGGAGGCCCCTATGAAATTTCGACTTGTGGTCCTTATGCTCGGCATCAGCCTGGTCGGGCATGCCGTCCAGGGGGTGGTGGTGTGGACGGATGCCGCACTGATCGAACAGGTCAGACTGGACGTGGACCGGCTCGTTGCCTCTATTCGGCCATTGCAGGCTCGCCATGATCGCGCGGTGCGGGCCGCCGATGAACTCTCGGACCAGCTGAAGCAGTGTCGACTGATGCACATCAAGCAGGCTCTCCGCATCGAGCGATAGACCGCCTCGATCTCGGGTCGCCGGGGCGGCTGCGCTACGACGCGCAAGGCGAGCCCCCTGCGTCATCCTGCCCATGGGCCTGAAATTGGCCAAGTTGGCTGCCTTGACCGCCTCTTTGGTCAGGGGCTACTCTGCCACCCGCCAAGCCATGCGGTGCAGCCGCTGCCAGGCCGAGAACCGCGAGGGCCTCAGATTCTGCGAGGACTGCGGCGCTCGGCTGGCTGCCACCTGCCCTTCCTGCGGCGCTGAGGTAACGCCAGGTAAGAGGTTCTGCGGCTCCTGCGGGGCGCCAGTAGCCACAGCCCAGCCAGAAAGCCGCTTCATTTCGCCCCAGACCTACACCCCCAAGCACCTCGCCGAGAAGATCCTCAGTCGAAGGCGGCGCTGGAGGGCGAGCGCAAGCAGGTCACCGTCCTCTTCGCCGACCTCAAGGGGTCGATGGAGCTCCTCGCCGACCGGGACCCCGAGGAGGCCAGGAAGATCCTCGACCCGGTGCTGGAACTCATGATGGAGGCGGTCCACCGGTACGAGGGCACGGTCAACCAGGTCATGGGGGACGGGATCATGGCGCTCTTCGGCGCGCCGCTGGCCCATGAGGACCATGCCGTGCGAGCGTGCTACGCAGCGCTTCGGATGCAGGAGAGCGTGAAAAGGTATGCGGACGAGGTGCGACGCGCTCACGCGGCTGTGGTGAAGATTCGTGTCGGGCTCAACTCCGGAGAGGTCGTCGTGCGGGCCATCGGCAGCGATCTGCACATGGACTACACGGCGGTCGGCCAGACGACGCACCTAGCTGCGAGGATGGAGCAGCTCGCCGATCCCGGTGCGATCGTGATCACGCCAGAGACACTGGCGCTG
This genomic stretch from Candidatus Methylomirabilota bacterium harbors:
- a CDS encoding VTT domain-containing protein; amino-acid sequence: MDEAAAYLLQHGYVVLFAWVAAEQFALPVPSEPVLLAAGALAGAGLLNLPFVITVGVAASLLSDVIWYEIGRVRGSQVTRLLCRISLEPDSCVRRSQELFARYGGRSLLVAKFVPGLNTVAQPLAGILGMRRSRFLLVDALGALLWTGAYVGLGYLLSDYVERVAAYAQFLGPWLFGVAFGGLALYIAGKYIRRQRFIRRLRISRITPVELKRRLDTGEALMIVDLRHSLDFDADPVVVPGALHLSPEELEQRSQDIPRDREVILYCT
- a CDS encoding Hsp20/alpha crystallin family protein, encoding MRGVEPGDARVTARGRTLPISGERKASEQISDEDYWLRGIAYGRTVPIRVEQPSLAA
- a CDS encoding class I SAM-dependent methyltransferase, which produces MTQGARLARRSAAAPATRDRGGLSLDAESLLDVHQSTLLQLVREFIGGPHRAIMASLQWPNRGNEPVHVQSDLFDQCGIRPHHHPLDGMPDQADAEHKDHKSKFHRGLPSREWGLTVLGTRTLVNLPSGIGRPAVEAESEPVGRVYAGPSMAAMRSHDHRRQERPTPQTEGKTIRWARLYDLGTSLLSFGQLAALHRTIVDLAAIRVGEQILDVGCGPGRLAIMAGRAGGPSGAVAGIDPAPEMIALARRKADQAGVRARFDVGVIESLPYPADSFDVVLGSLMLHHLPDALKSRGFGEIRRVLKPGGRLVAVDFGATPRGALGHLLCVLRIRTGSDHAEYLRALLRAAGFERGESGPTGHRGLAFVRGWKPRATRA